Within the Erpetoichthys calabaricus chromosome 1, fErpCal1.3, whole genome shotgun sequence genome, the region gacagaagccactccttagtaaaaggcacatggcagcccacctggagtttgccaaaaggcacctgaaggactctcagaccacgagaaagaaaattctctggtctgatgagacaaatattgaactctttggtgtgaatgccaggcatcacgtttggaggaaaccaggcaccgctcatcaccaggccaataccatccctacagtgaagcgtggtggtggtagcatcatgctgtggggattttgttcagcggcagggactgggagactagtcaggataaagggaaagatgactgcagcaatgtacagagacatcctggatgaaaacctgctccagagcgctcttgacctcagactggggcgactgttcatctttcagcaggacaacgaccctaagcacacagccaagatatcaaaggagtggcttcaggacaactttgtgaatgtccgtgagtggcccagccagagctcagacttgaatccgattgaacatctctggagagatcttaaaatggctgtgcaccgacgcttcccatccaacctgatggagcttgagaggtgctgcaaagaggaatgggcgaaactggccaaggataggtgtgccaagcttgtggcatcatattcaaaaagacttgaggctgtaattgctgccaaaggtgcatcgacaaagtattgagcaaaggctgtgaatacttatgtacatgtgatttctcagtttttgtatttttaataaatttgcaaaaacctcaagtaaacttttttcacgttgtcattatggggtgttgtgtgtagaattctgaggaaaaaaatgaatttaatccattttggaataaggctgttacataacaaaatgtggaaaaagtgatgtgctgtgaatactttccagatgcactgtatgtgaataGGTGTAAACTAAAACAAATTGGTGCCATGTCCAAGGGTTCACTCCTGCCTTCCAATGCTGCTACAGCCCCAGTGGTCCTGATTTAGAATAACCAGATTCAGAAGTAAATTGAAATCAAAATGTATCACACAATGCAAGTCAGCTTGTGTTCTGCTACTGTAATGGTCCAGTCAGGTGTGTGCTGACTTCCAGCTCACCCACATTGGGTTATAAGCAAGACAAAGTGGCAGCGATTGCGTTTTtgattcaaataaatgatcaacaatCGAAATGCAGAATCGACCTTATTTGGTTTGTACTCATCTGAGTAACTGCATATGTCTGCTACAAGAAAAATGCAGTTGACAGCCAGTGTGAATTGCTGCCACTGAGGTTGTCTTggtcagtttattaaaatataaatgcatcAGCATTTAAGTGcattaatataaaaatcattCTGCAAACGTTTAGCTGTCTATATATTAACAATAGATTCCCTCATCCATGAAAGCGTAGTCCATCTTTTGGATTTCTTTAATCGTGCTTCTTTTTATACTCATTTATATAGTACATCGATTTTAGAACATAATACATGTTGAATTCTAGCATTTGCCATTAACAACATCTCTCAGCATGGTTTGGTCATCCACTAAATCCATTTTTGAATTATCTTCCATAGAGGCCTGTGGGTAGTTTGATCCTGCAGTACTGGAACGAGATGAGAACTAACTCTGGAAGGCAAGTCAGTCTGTCAAAGAGATGCTTCTGTCAGTGAGTCTTTATGTTAACTGTCCCCTTTCTGGATGAAATACCATTATGATGCATTTTCTGTGTATAGCCATGCAGTGGTCCTGATTTAGAATAACCAGATTTAGAAGTAAATTGAAGTCAAAATGAATCGCACAAGCCAAGTCAGCTTGTGTTCTGCTACTGTAGTGGTCCAGTCAGGCGTGTGCTCACTTCCAGCTCACCCAGATTGGGTTATACGCAAGACACTAATgaattcttgtgttttgtttttcgttACAACAAGAGTATAGCAAGGGTTACAAATCAACTTGTTTTAGTAGCAGATTGTGAACATCATCCCAAGGGGCTCTGGGACAGCTGGGTGCATAGCTAGCTAGGTTGGGTAAGGGATTTGCCCACAGCCATTGACTGAGTATGTAGCAGGAGCACAACCAAAAGCCTTGTGGTTTACCCACTGCTTCTAGACCACAATGCATTGAGTCTGGCATGGATGTTCGGCACTACTGTGACTTTGGCTCCTCACACAATAAGCCTTCCTATCTGCACCATGTATCTCAATTGCAGTGTGTATTTCTTGTGAGGTCTCAGGTGCTAACTGAATTATATTCCTACATTTGTGCTCTGCGATGGTTTGTCATCCGCTCTGTGGTTGGACCCTGCTTTGTTTCCCATAATACTAGAAATCCCCGTAATACAATTAGAGGATCTGGAAAAGGATGAGTGATTTAAATCGAGTGTTTGCATTCTTTCTACATCCATTACAGAGATAAAGATTTGCACTTCAGATATTTGAAAAAGGCTTGAAGAAAGACAAACAGCAAAGAAAAGGATCTGCATATTATAAAAGTGAGAGATGTGGAGAAAAGTTCTATTCATTTCTACTGTGTTTATAAGGTGAATGTGTACTCTTAATATGAAACAGCCTCATCCTTTTtcctgtcactatatatataaaatctgtctgtctatatgtctgtccgctttttacgaaagaactacttaacagatttagatcaggtttttttctataatttgcctgaacattccagttgattttgcgacttctcttatagATTGCTTGCTGCAGCGGTTTATTctcactaatccaagacagaggatGTGGGCCGAGGgggggggaagcgtgacgtcaggagtggggagccgggcagggccctcctcactcacgcaccggcCACCGTTCGAGTTGCTGGACCTCTCACTATGTGTTGAAGTGTAAACCCCgtaccccccacacacacactagttagtgatacctgtttgttcattgatttttaaagtttgtcctttttgtaCTGCTTTgcgggtggagccgcgggggacagctagtttacaATATAAGAGATGCTTTTGACACTTTTACACCTTCTACAGTTGATTTTTGCTCTGTGTCTAGTGCCAATGTAATTGTCTTTGCCTCCCAccaaaccctgaaatggattaactgTGCTTGATGGTGGATGTTTGGCTGGCTTCACACTAATTTTCTGTTTCAGACTTCTTGGGTGTATATTTAAATTTGTACCGTATTAGTCTAAACAGTATAGCTGTCTTTTATTTGTACCCTTACAACAGTtcttaataaaaacaacagaatgACGTACAACAATAGAATTGCTGATGGCTTCTGAAGCTGTGCTATTTGTATCTTTAGTTCATGCTGCGAAGTTGTTCATGCCGAATATCAGAGTGATACGGAAAACTCTATGGTTATTTTTCTAAGAGAGCTGTTCTTCTCCTTTCACTTTTTAGGACCCAGCAGTAACAGAAGTAAGCAGGACTACACTCTGAACTAGGCCAGCTCTCACACGAACGTCAAGGTAATGAAGGCTCAGCAGCAAATTGAACAAAAAGCTGCAGGACAGCTGAAGAAACTCAGagaatcttttaaaaataacgtcCATGCCAAACGTTTCCCTAACCTAGAATGGGGCATGGAGTCAAAGCACAAACAGAGTAGCCGGATATTCAAAGAACTGCATCTTCTGAATATTCCACAGCGGCATCTTATATTACATCAATACATGATGTGGCTGTCGGGTATACACATATTGTACATGCGGCCAGCAATAGAAAAGTACTAGCAAAGCGAAGTAAGGGGACGTTGAAGTGAATACAGTAGGTCTCTTCTGTAAAAGCCCCATTAATAAGTGATGTGCTAATAAAAACTTCAAACTTGTGAAAGTGTAGTCAGTCTCAATGCCAGCATAAGTAAAAATATGCCTTCTCCTCTTATGATGTAAAATTTGCAGTAGGCAGTCATTTAAGTGCCTTCCTTTTAATAATATTCATGCATATTTCCTTTGGTTGAGCATGCTATTTTTTACAAAGGATTGTTtggaaaagtcagtcagtcattttctaacctgagtAATCCAGACCAGGGCCACGGTGGTGCCAGAGCTTATCCCAGGTAGCACAGGGCAGtgtgaccacacacacacacacacacacacacacacacacatgcatacactagGACCAGTTTAaggttgccaatccacctaacatgcatgtctttggactgtgggaggaaatccacgcgaacacggggagaacatacaaacttgatgcagggaggacccaagacgtGAACAGTGatcttactacgaggcagcagtgctaccactgtgctgctTTTTTGAAAAGTGCAAATAGTAAttcattaataaaagaaaatgtaaaagatgaaaataaaaatgaataatggaGAATTgcaccattttatttatatatactactagggggctctgccaacCCCTGGGTGGGCACTACGTGCTAGCCAATTCATGGCTCTTTTgcttgcgtatggggaagcggatgtacagggtggtccagatctaattatgcaattttcattgcaCTATAACTTATTaggtttattacatagagaattcacaaaaaactctttttgttgctgatagatggcagTACCTGCCCTGCATTGCAAAATGGCGAGGAGACGGttgtttattacaagatattttgaacaattcttttgtcttgtattgttttcttgcattgcattaaaagttgcataattagatctggaccgccctatacaatttaaacagattgttattttcatgggaattgttacatatgcataatagaactaattattttacattacagcgagtacagtaatccctcgctatatcgcgcttcgcctttcgcggcttcactccatcgcggattttatatgtaagcatatttaaatatatatcgcggattttttgctggttcgcagatttctgcggacaatggatcttttaatttctggtacatgcttcctcagttggtttgcccagttgatttcatacaagggacgctattgacagatggctgagaagctatccaacttacttttctccgtctctctcttgcgtagggggattgagcaggggggctgttcgcaaacctagacgatacggacgctcgtctaaaaatgctgaaagattatcttcacgttgctaccttctgtgcagctgcttcctgaagcgacatgctgcacagtgcttcgcatacttaaaagctcaaagggcacgtattgatttgtgcttgtttgtttttctctggctctctatctctctctctctctctgctcctgacggagggggtgtgagctgccgccttcaacagctttgtgccgcggtgcttcgcatacttaaaagctaaacagccctattgatttgtttgctttttttctctatctctctgacatctgctcctgacttgaagaggaagatatgtttgcatccttttaattgtgagacggaactgtcatctctgtcttgtcatggagcacagtttaaacttttgaaaaagagacaaatgtttgtttgcagtgtttgaataacgttcctgtctctctacaacctcctgtgtttctgcgcaaatctgtgacccaagcatgacaatataaaaataaccatataaacatatggtttctacttcgcggattttcttattttgcgggtggctctggaacgcaacccccgcgatggaggagggattactgtaattaaccatagtaaaaaatagtaaaacgtagtAAGTTGAAAGAaatttgtttcatgttgcgttagaggtattcgttgcgttatacattttgttctgtttggctttgaaattaacacgcaaatactttttaaacttacactttcactgtaaaacttcagtaaaaacaattttttaaattaacttttcatcaatatcgcattgaattttgattccgtgtttggagtcaCATCGTGATAACGCAACCTATAGCTGCCTGTGAGTGATTATtgtttaaagtgaggaaaacgtaaaataAGACcagagagcgcaggaactgtctgACAAAAGCCTTCACGCGAATGaaaggtgagaggaccgtgggcgtggttgaaaatggttgagaggagggtgggacttgaaaaaaatctctagacaatagtctcgtctcacggagacttgaaaaaatctctttgctATAGTCTtctctcaagattttcttttataatagaaagatataaaTTTGTGTGTATACAGTCTAGATTATACATTTAGTTCAGATTTGTATACTGTGATATCGCGTTTGCTATCGGGACATTATATATTAAATGCTTGCACTACCACCAGCCCATTTTAATGTATTGTTGCTATTGGCTCCTCcttttgtattaacattttactGAGAGACTAAGAGCAACAAAGTACATTCTAAAGTACTTTTTGGAAATGGCAACTTTGAATATAACTATCATTGATATCATCTCTAGTCCACTTTTTCTTGTAAGGATCTGGAAGAAACACAAatgtatacatacaaacatacatatatactgcatGTATATTGCAAACCATTTTTCTACTATAACTTTTCCAGGGTGAGAGCAAATACAAGCTTGATGCAAAATGGCCTTCCCCATAACTCCtcccagacaaaacaaaaaatgtgaaagtctGTAATAAAATCTGAACTATTGGGccttgaaaatgatttttttctttgaagggaaacaaaaaaagttaaagcCAAGCCCACCTCATCCTATTCCCCCACCACGCCCGACACTTGTTGATTCTGTCTTAacttctaatttaaaaaatatcaagttgGAGGTAAAACAAGtcaaacagttttattttcaaatagcaAGCACATTCACGCATGCACTTGTGTTACAGCTTCATGCAATTTATATCAAGGTTTGATCCAAAAatagggaagagaaaaaaaaaaaaggaaaagaatcaGATTTGTGCTTACAATAATCCCAGCCCAGTGTGGAGTCTCCCTGGTCAGCAAAGAGGAGCTGATGCCTGTCATTATGAAGGCCACCACTGTTATAGAAACACCTAAAAGCAACTGCAGCGCTGCAATCAGTAAAGGAAAGCCACAGCCACAGCAAGTGTGAGAATTATGCTTTTGGCCGGCATTGACTTTTCCCTTTCgtccttttttcttctccatgtttTCTGTCTTTTCCTGAACGGGGTCTCTGTTCTGTTGTCCTCCAGAAGGTTTTCCTGCCTGGCTCTGACTGTTAGGGGCAGGGCTTGACTTGCTTTTAGCATCCATTCCCATTTCTCTGTGttttacgatttttttttttcgctCCCTCAAACCCTGCCACTCTTCTGTCTGAGGCTGAGTTTCTATTTGAAATCTCACTGGCTCTGAACaaatatggaaaacatttggaGCGGATTTCTCCATTCGTCTAAGTGCCACATATAGAACACCAAGCGTGGGGTGGGGGAGTGGGGAAGGCAAGGGGGGTTTCAACGCACAACAGAGCAGAGCTTTTAAAGAGCAGCATCACAAGGAATCAGACAACACATGCTACAACACAACAAAGACGATCAGGGCACCGGCAAAATAAAGCGCGGAAAGGCGGTGCTTTGCTGATACACACTAGCAGACGAGGTCTTCGTGGACCACCGGAGCGTAACTCGGCACAAATGTCGAGCACTGCTGCTTTCCGCTTTCAAGAGcctcacttcagtttttttttttttttggcagcacCAGTTTCATCTGACAGATCTGCAATTCAGATCACAGGACCTGGTGACACTAAACGTGTCTGATAAGAGAGCTCGAGAACTTACTGTACGTGTGAACCTGAATGCACCCTGCAAGGCGAAGacgccctgctttgtgcccactgCTGGCTCTCCTAAATCCTAGAAAAAGCAGGGCCGGAGCCCTAGGATGAATGAGTGGAGAATTATTTGCATTAAACATTTGAAtatgagagagaaaaacaaacacgaTCCTGTCATCCGAGCAACCACAAGCGACTTTTTCTTAGGAAAACGGTTACCGTCTATTGATCTGCTTTTAACATTAAACTAATTGGAAATAGTCAAGTGTCAGGTTCCTTAATTGGACATTTTACTAgacgattcttatttttaataacaatGAAATGAAGCCGATGAAAAGTGTGTTACCACAAAGAGGAGAAGTTTAGAAAAAC harbors:
- the sspn gene encoding sarcospan; this translates as MEKSAPNVFHICSEPVRFQIETQPQTEEWQGLRERKKKIVKHREMGMDAKSKSSPAPNSQSQAGKPSGGQQNRDPVQEKTENMEKKKGRKGKVNAGQKHNSHTCCGCGFPLLIAALQLLLGVSITVVAFIMTGISSSLLTRETPHWAGIIVCLVSLLGFILYCITYLPDENTSMQFIIKLAYFLLCALGLVVCILAVAFTCHHYTQINNYTCAMEDTCVCKLNPEDPIARSFVYMGVQDCSDITSSLKLYFLLQIILNLTLALVCLISCFVMWKDRYQVFYAGFQLGCPAEQQLKV